In Iodobacter fluviatilis, one DNA window encodes the following:
- a CDS encoding sensor histidine kinase, whose translation MSKPKLLFFASLGAILIFLLATASGNTSAFAEYYSLLLVLNLLLLAGLLVLVSIRLISLIKKVRAKVFGSRLTLRMVLMFALVAVLPGTLVYTLSVQFLNRSIENWFDVRVDHALDRGLNLGHNAIDYQLSDLARKASVIALDISEDSSSGMLLRLGRLREQTGVQELSLFNESGQTLAHIGGENASLFPIQPDRTQLRLAMRTPFKIIEPLNDQGLSMRVLVPVRASNFGEKIRLLQLVQPVPKQLAADAELVEKVRNDYKQLSQSRRGLKLIYSLTLTLALLMALLGALALAIYLSDRLAAPLSVLAEGTRAVAAGDYSQMQPVISRDELGILTHSFNRMTRQLSEARSTLEMHQAEQAAGRAHLGAILGSLSAGVLSFDNAWQLRSSNQSALRILGIDPERIGSEPLSNWHLFYPALTPFCAQIADRLLSEQDRWQHQLELANTKRVLHIRGTHLLDPQDDSHTGFVVVFDDVTDLLSAQRDAAWGEVARRLAHEIKNPLTPIQLAAERMEHKLADKLDQASAELLARNTQTIVRQVGALKDMVDAFRDYARQPSGKKKPLDLQQLLTEILVLYEASPLILNQVSEEPLIVLGDATQLRQVIHNLLQNAQDAITGLENSSSPKLIYLKMEKNERFASLTVTDSGSGFPNELLSRIFEPYVTTKIKGTGLGLAIVKKIIEEHQGRIQAGNRDEGGAWVRIELPLAEEAIG comes from the coding sequence ATGAGTAAACCTAAGCTGCTGTTTTTTGCCTCTCTGGGCGCAATTCTGATTTTCTTACTGGCCACCGCCAGTGGTAACACTTCGGCCTTTGCCGAGTATTACAGCCTGCTGCTGGTACTGAACTTGCTGCTACTGGCCGGCCTGCTGGTTTTAGTCAGCATTCGCTTAATCAGCCTTATTAAAAAAGTACGGGCCAAAGTATTTGGCTCCCGGCTCACGCTGAGAATGGTACTGATGTTTGCCCTTGTTGCCGTACTACCCGGCACGCTGGTTTATACACTGTCGGTGCAGTTTTTAAACCGCAGTATTGAAAACTGGTTTGATGTGCGCGTCGATCATGCTTTAGATCGCGGCCTGAACCTAGGGCATAACGCCATCGATTATCAATTGAGCGATCTGGCCAGAAAAGCCAGCGTCATTGCACTCGATATCAGCGAAGACAGCAGCTCAGGAATGCTGCTGAGGCTAGGGCGTTTGCGCGAGCAAACAGGCGTGCAAGAGTTATCACTCTTTAACGAATCAGGCCAGACGCTTGCCCATATCGGTGGCGAGAACGCCAGCCTTTTCCCCATACAGCCCGATCGCACCCAGCTGCGCTTGGCGATGCGTACCCCCTTTAAAATCATTGAGCCACTCAATGATCAGGGGCTGTCCATGCGTGTACTTGTGCCAGTGCGCGCCAGCAATTTCGGTGAAAAAATACGGTTGTTGCAGCTGGTCCAGCCTGTGCCTAAGCAGCTTGCAGCCGATGCAGAATTAGTTGAAAAAGTACGAAACGATTACAAACAATTATCGCAATCAAGGCGCGGGCTGAAACTAATTTACAGCCTGACCCTGACGCTTGCCCTGTTAATGGCCCTGTTGGGCGCGCTGGCCTTGGCCATTTACTTATCAGACCGACTTGCAGCCCCGCTCTCGGTGCTGGCAGAAGGCACCCGTGCCGTTGCTGCTGGCGACTACTCACAAATGCAGCCGGTGATCAGCAGGGATGAGCTGGGGATACTCACGCATTCGTTTAACCGCATGACCAGACAGCTGTCAGAGGCGCGCAGCACGCTGGAAATGCATCAGGCCGAACAAGCCGCAGGGCGGGCACATCTGGGTGCTATTTTGGGTTCTCTCTCTGCTGGCGTATTATCTTTTGATAACGCATGGCAACTGCGCTCATCCAACCAGAGCGCCTTAAGAATACTGGGAATAGACCCGGAAAGAATCGGTTCAGAGCCTCTTTCTAACTGGCATTTATTCTATCCGGCACTTACACCCTTTTGTGCTCAGATCGCAGATAGATTACTATCTGAGCAAGACCGTTGGCAGCATCAGTTAGAACTTGCTAATACAAAGCGCGTTTTGCATATCCGGGGCACGCATTTACTGGATCCGCAAGATGACAGTCATACCGGTTTTGTAGTGGTATTTGATGATGTCACCGATTTACTATCTGCTCAGCGTGATGCAGCATGGGGGGAAGTAGCGAGGCGTTTAGCACATGAAATTAAAAATCCGCTCACGCCGATACAATTAGCGGCAGAACGGATGGAGCATAAGCTGGCAGATAAGTTGGATCAAGCCAGCGCTGAGCTACTGGCAAGAAACACCCAGACGATTGTGCGGCAGGTGGGTGCCTTAAAAGATATGGTTGATGCGTTCAGAGATTATGCACGCCAGCCTAGCGGCAAAAAAAAGCCGCTGGATTTACAGCAGCTGCTAACTGAAATTTTAGTGCTGTATGAAGCTTCTCCGCTGATTTTAAATCAGGTCAGCGAGGAGCCTTTAATCGTGCTTGGCGACGCCACCCAGCTGCGCCAGGTGATCCATAACCTCTTGCAAAATGCTCAGGATGCCATCACGGGGCTGGAAAATTCCTCAAGTCCCAAGCTGATTTACCTTAAGATGGAAAAAAACGAACGTTTTGCAAGCCTAACCGTTACAGACAGTGGCAGTGGATTTCCAAATGAACTTTTATCTCGGATTTTTGAGCCCTATGTCACCACTAAAATTAAAGGGACAGGCTTAGGTTTAGCGATCGTAAAAAAAATAATCGAAGAACATCAGGGCCGAATACAGGCCGGCAACAGGGATGAAGGCGGCGCTTGGGTAAGAATCGAGCTGCCCCTCGCGGAGGAAGCAATTGGCTAG
- a CDS encoding DUF4390 domain-containing protein has protein sequence MLKSSMTPRHAQSQPRLIKLALFCIASLLCAWVWADAGDIKAQKAEASFADNRIEIAARFDVSLSNDLQEALKNGLSLTFVYEFQLTRPRIYSWYRQLSDGFGPNAMLSYQLSYHSLSRQYRLHIGSFYRNFPNVNDALAALGIVRNWGVLTDSNIARDRSPDFAGKVRLKLDRSRLPKTYQLTAFGHEEWQLESPWVDLAKVRTEDAVSNE, from the coding sequence ATGCTGAAATCCAGCATGACGCCCCGCCATGCACAAAGCCAGCCTCGTCTTATCAAGCTGGCTTTGTTTTGCATAGCCAGCCTGCTTTGCGCATGGGTCTGGGCCGATGCAGGTGATATTAAGGCACAAAAGGCCGAGGCGAGCTTTGCGGACAATCGCATTGAGATTGCTGCCCGCTTTGATGTATCGCTTTCTAATGATTTACAGGAAGCGCTCAAAAATGGTTTGTCTCTGACCTTTGTGTATGAATTTCAGCTAACCCGCCCCCGGATTTACTCATGGTATCGCCAGCTTTCAGATGGCTTTGGCCCCAATGCCATGCTGAGCTACCAGCTTTCTTATCATTCGCTGTCCCGGCAATACCGCCTGCACATTGGCAGCTTTTACCGTAATTTTCCCAATGTAAATGATGCATTGGCCGCCTTGGGCATCGTGCGTAACTGGGGTGTACTCACAGACAGCAATATTGCACGCGACCGCAGTCCTGATTTTGCGGGCAAAGTACGTTTAAAACTTGATCGCTCCCGCCTTCCCAAAACCTATCAGCTCACCGCCTTTGGCCACGAAGAGTGGCAATTAGAATCGCCATGGGTCGATCTGGCCAAGGTACGCACCGAAGACGCCGTCAGTAATGAGTAA
- a CDS encoding sigma-54-dependent transcriptional regulator: MASQDILIVDDEVGIRELLSEILQDEGYGIVLAENAEAARKIRNQSQPRLVLLDIWMPDTDGITLLKEWSRNGQLTMPVVMMSGHATIDTAVEATRIGALDFLEKPIGLQKLLATVKRALSLPAETSVRAPTLERLGAGIAIQELQSTLSPLRGRPGPVLLLGLPGVGFEHCARFLNLPNAPFVSPPSNEDLAQAPQELLNKATGGILFLRDLAWLDRRAQLGLKSILPKLEKQRVRLVCASSKPLSVLAGQLEPELLNYISQLSIAIPSLAEHREDIPQLAEKLLADAISVHKLGPRYFSPLALQLLSRQVWAGNLDELANVVKSVAITSRDGEIDSAPLARLLSQFAPNGSISAESHSQHVSGLPNIDLSLPLREARDQFEKLYIERQIDLSNGNMSRVAEKVGLERTHLYRKLKQLGIAVPKKQRSTEEE, translated from the coding sequence TTGGCTAGTCAGGATATTTTGATCGTCGACGATGAAGTCGGCATTCGCGAATTATTATCGGAAATTCTGCAAGACGAAGGCTATGGCATCGTGCTGGCCGAAAATGCAGAAGCCGCCCGTAAAATCAGAAATCAATCCCAGCCACGTCTGGTGCTGCTTGATATCTGGATGCCGGATACGGATGGTATTACTCTGCTGAAAGAATGGTCGCGTAATGGTCAGCTCACCATGCCTGTGGTGATGATGTCCGGCCACGCCACCATCGATACGGCAGTAGAAGCCACCCGCATCGGAGCGCTTGATTTCCTTGAAAAACCCATTGGTTTGCAAAAACTATTGGCTACGGTCAAGCGCGCCCTGTCGCTGCCCGCCGAGACATCTGTACGCGCCCCGACTTTAGAGCGTTTAGGCGCAGGGATTGCAATTCAGGAATTGCAATCCACCCTCAGCCCGCTGCGTGGCAGGCCGGGCCCAGTCCTGCTGCTAGGCTTACCGGGAGTAGGGTTTGAGCATTGCGCGCGCTTTTTAAATTTACCCAATGCACCCTTTGTTTCGCCGCCATCCAATGAAGATTTGGCTCAGGCACCGCAAGAGCTGCTGAATAAAGCCACCGGCGGTATTTTATTTTTGCGCGATTTAGCTTGGCTGGATCGCCGTGCTCAGCTGGGCCTGAAAAGCATTCTGCCTAAGCTGGAAAAACAACGTGTACGCCTTGTGTGTGCATCCAGCAAGCCATTAAGTGTTCTGGCTGGGCAGCTTGAGCCTGAGTTATTAAATTATATTTCCCAGCTCAGCATTGCCATTCCATCTTTGGCAGAGCACCGCGAAGATATTCCTCAGCTGGCTGAAAAACTGCTTGCTGATGCAATCAGCGTACATAAACTGGGGCCCCGCTACTTCAGCCCGCTAGCCTTGCAGCTGCTATCGCGCCAAGTATGGGCCGGTAATCTGGATGAATTAGCCAATGTGGTTAAAAGCGTCGCCATAACCAGCCGCGATGGCGAAATTGATAGCGCACCACTGGCGCGTCTTTTGTCTCAGTTTGCTCCAAATGGCAGCATCAGCGCTGAAAGCCACAGCCAGCATGTATCGGGCCTGCCCAATATTGATCTGAGCCTGCCCCTGCGTGAAGCGCGTGATCAGTTTGAAAAACTCTATATTGAGCGCCAAATTGATTTATCAAACGGCAATATGAGCCGCGTGGCCGAAAAAGTGGGCCTAGAACGCACCCATCTTTACCGCAAGCTCAAGCAGCTGGGTATTGCTGTACCTAAAAAACAGCGCAGCACCGAGGAAGAATAA
- a CDS encoding TrkH family potassium uptake protein, protein MSLAQRIFPTVNILARVSGMFSLWITLPIAVAWFGNDDGLAPFITSLTFLLLGSVLLAILTHGYKREMKARDGFVLVVGLWTVLPAVSALPLLLFNPSLSFTHAYFETMSALTTTGATVLTGLDQLPPSINLWRHLLNWLGGMGIIVLAVAILPMLGVGGLQLFKAETPGPIKDAKLTPRIRETARNLWIVYAGLTLACTLLLKFAGEMSWLDAVCHAFAAMCLGGFSTHDASVGYFNSPIIEAILIVFMLLAATNFATHYVALTGRKLSAYLKDSEFKAMLLLILVSTLGCAAYLLKQNTYPDYLTALRHVAFNLVSIATDSGFASVDFGMWPIFVPLLMLFLSCITACSGSTGGGIKMIRTLIMVRESGRQMSSLLHPNAVHPLRVNGMAIPNQIIFAVMGFVFLYAMSIVGLTFLLLLSGLDFLSSFTAIIACINNAGPGLGIVGPASNYGVLSDIQIWICNFAMLLGRLEVFSLLILFSVAFWKS, encoded by the coding sequence ATGTCGCTGGCCCAACGTATTTTCCCCACCGTCAATATTCTGGCGCGTGTATCGGGCATGTTCTCGCTGTGGATTACGCTGCCAATTGCAGTGGCATGGTTTGGCAATGATGATGGCCTAGCGCCCTTTATCACCTCGCTCACCTTTCTGCTGCTTGGCAGCGTGCTACTTGCCATTCTGACCCACGGCTATAAACGGGAGATGAAAGCAAGAGATGGCTTTGTTCTGGTGGTCGGCCTATGGACCGTGCTGCCCGCCGTTTCTGCCCTGCCCCTGCTGCTGTTTAACCCATCGCTCTCTTTTACCCACGCCTACTTTGAAACCATGTCGGCGCTCACCACCACAGGGGCAACGGTGCTGACTGGGCTGGATCAACTCCCCCCTTCAATTAATTTGTGGCGGCATTTACTCAACTGGCTGGGCGGCATGGGGATTATCGTGCTGGCCGTCGCCATCTTGCCCATGCTGGGCGTGGGTGGCTTGCAGCTGTTTAAAGCCGAAACCCCCGGCCCGATCAAGGACGCCAAGCTCACGCCGCGCATCAGGGAAACGGCCCGTAATCTATGGATTGTCTACGCAGGGCTGACACTGGCTTGCACCCTGCTGCTTAAATTTGCAGGGGAAATGAGCTGGCTAGATGCAGTGTGCCATGCCTTTGCTGCAATGTGTTTGGGTGGGTTTTCTACCCATGATGCAAGTGTGGGTTATTTTAATTCCCCCATCATCGAAGCCATCTTGATTGTGTTTATGCTGCTTGCCGCCACCAACTTTGCCACGCACTATGTGGCGCTTACTGGCCGCAAGCTGTCTGCCTACTTAAAAGACTCTGAATTTAAGGCTATGTTGCTGCTGATTTTGGTCAGTACGCTGGGCTGCGCAGCTTATTTACTTAAACAAAACACCTATCCGGATTACCTGACCGCATTAAGGCATGTGGCTTTTAATCTGGTATCAATTGCCACCGACTCAGGTTTCGCCAGCGTAGACTTTGGCATGTGGCCCATTTTTGTACCGCTTCTGATGCTATTTTTATCCTGCATCACTGCCTGCTCTGGCTCTACAGGTGGCGGAATTAAAATGATTCGCACCCTGATTATGGTGCGCGAATCTGGCCGGCAAATGTCCAGCTTGCTGCATCCCAATGCCGTGCACCCGCTGCGGGTCAATGGCATGGCGATTCCAAATCAAATTATTTTTGCGGTAATGGGTTTTGTCTTTTTATATGCCATGAGTATCGTTGGTCTTACTTTTTTACTACTGCTCTCTGGCCTTGATTTTCTCTCCAGCTTTACCGCCATTATTGCCTGCATTAATAATGCGGGCCCCGGCCTTGGCATCGTTGGCCCAGCATCTAACTATGGTGTTCTTAGCGATATTCAAATCTGGATTTGCAACTTTGCCATGCTGCTTGGCCGCTTAGAAGTCTTTTCTCTGCTGATCTTATTTAGCGTCGCCTTTTGGAAATCCTGA
- the htpX gene encoding zinc metalloprotease HtpX, whose product MNNWLKTSILMAGIIALFAMIGAMLGGKSGMLLALLFGGGMNVWAYWNSDKMVLRMYNAHPVDAHSAPELYAMVEELSRNAGLPMPKVYVIDEDQPNAFATGRNPENAAVAATTGIMRVLSYRELRGVMAHELAHVQHRDILISTISATMAGAISALANFAMFFGGRDENGRPMNPIVSIALAILAPIAASLIQMAISRAREFEADAGGARISGDPLALADALQKIEAYARGIPMHAADAHPETAQMMIINPLIGGGLSDLFRTHPQTAERVARLHAIARG is encoded by the coding sequence ATGAATAACTGGCTAAAAACAAGCATTCTGATGGCGGGCATTATTGCCCTCTTTGCGATGATAGGCGCAATGCTCGGCGGCAAGAGCGGCATGCTGCTGGCCCTGCTTTTTGGGGGGGGAATGAATGTCTGGGCCTATTGGAATTCAGACAAGATGGTGTTGCGTATGTACAACGCTCACCCTGTTGATGCCCATAGCGCGCCCGAACTTTATGCAATGGTGGAAGAGCTTTCCAGAAATGCAGGCCTGCCCATGCCAAAAGTTTATGTTATCGATGAAGACCAGCCCAACGCTTTTGCTACCGGCCGCAACCCGGAAAATGCCGCCGTTGCCGCCACCACCGGCATTATGCGGGTGCTTTCTTACCGAGAATTACGCGGAGTGATGGCTCACGAGCTGGCACACGTTCAGCACCGCGATATTTTAATCTCAACCATTTCGGCCACCATGGCCGGAGCCATTTCTGCACTGGCGAACTTTGCCATGTTTTTTGGCGGCCGCGATGAAAATGGCAGGCCAATGAATCCGATTGTCAGCATTGCTTTGGCCATTTTGGCCCCGATTGCTGCCTCACTGATTCAAATGGCAATTTCCCGTGCACGGGAATTTGAAGCCGATGCCGGTGGCGCGCGTATTTCAGGCGATCCGCTGGCTTTAGCCGATGCTTTACAAAAAATTGAGGCTTACGCACGGGGCATTCCCATGCACGCTGCCGATGCCCATCCGGAAACCGCGCAAATGATGATTATCAACCCGCTGATTGGCGGTGGATTATCAGATTTATTTCGCACCCATCCACAAACAGCAGAACGCGTTGCAAGATTGCACGCCATTGCACGCGGTTAA
- a CDS encoding LysE family translocator, whose translation MDVFVTGFLLSISLCLDLGIVNVALIDTSLKHGPRPALWMGLGSCFGDMVWAVISLLGMSVLLQFTAVRWITWLGGGSVLLYLAVKMARQAWQDAKQIESTSLPQAGRRGMFGRGMMLAMASPSSILWFAAVGGSLIAQATDGSLLSTARFLSGFFAGGMAWTLLMVYSATHGAKLFGQRFTQGCLLLSALLYLWFAGLVLFNGYRNLL comes from the coding sequence ATGGATGTATTTGTCACCGGTTTTTTATTATCTATTTCTCTTTGCCTAGACCTAGGCATTGTCAATGTAGCCCTGATCGACACCAGCCTGAAACACGGCCCACGCCCCGCACTCTGGATGGGGCTGGGCTCTTGTTTTGGCGATATGGTATGGGCCGTGATATCCCTGCTTGGGATGAGTGTATTACTGCAATTTACCGCAGTAAGATGGATCACTTGGCTAGGGGGTGGCTCGGTCTTGCTCTACCTTGCCGTAAAAATGGCTCGCCAAGCTTGGCAAGATGCCAAACAAATCGAAAGTACAAGCCTGCCGCAAGCAGGCCGCCGGGGCATGTTTGGCCGCGGCATGATGCTCGCCATGGCCTCGCCTTCATCCATTCTTTGGTTTGCAGCCGTTGGTGGTAGCTTAATCGCCCAAGCCACCGATGGCAGCCTACTCTCTACCGCACGGTTTCTCTCAGGATTTTTTGCCGGTGGCATGGCTTGGACTTTACTCATGGTTTACAGCGCCACCCACGGTGCCAAGCTATTTGGTCAGCGCTTTACCCAAGGCTGCCTGTTGCTGTCCGCCCTGCTTTATCTGTGGTTTGCGGGCCTCGTTTTGTTTAATGGCTATCGTAATTTGCTATAA
- the trkA gene encoding Trk system potassium transporter TrkA gives MSNILILGAGRVGASVAEQLVHERYNVTIVDENPESLKPLADRLDLRTVVGHAASPAVLAAAGAADADLLLAVTPLDELNMVACKIAYELFNIPTRLARIRDPDLLAHPELFIDSNFAIDHVITPAQIVTDYLVSLVETPEALQVLDFADGKAQLVATRVEAGAHMDGQDLASLNRLLPKIDRRVVSIYRKGHRVHPDGNTILQVGDEVFFLASTEHIRDVIKEMRGTEIPIKRITLSGGGNVGFRLAKALEKDYQVKIIEANRERANWLAEALPNTLVLRGDATDEALLESEQIERCDLYFALTSDDEDNIMSSLLAKQMGARKTIAIINRSRYVDLLQGGKIDVAISPAIATIGSLLAHVRSGDVVAVHSLRRGAAEAMELIVHGTPATSRVIGKKLDDIKLPSGADLAAIVRGEKVLIAHGDTMIEAEDHVILFVDNKAHIREVEKLFAVKMGFF, from the coding sequence GTGTCTAATATTTTGATCCTAGGTGCCGGCCGTGTAGGTGCCTCTGTTGCTGAACAGCTTGTTCACGAACGCTATAACGTCACCATTGTGGATGAAAACCCGGAAAGCTTAAAACCATTGGCAGACCGGCTGGACCTTCGTACCGTTGTTGGCCATGCAGCCAGCCCAGCGGTACTTGCTGCTGCCGGAGCGGCAGATGCAGATCTCTTGCTTGCGGTTACACCGCTGGATGAGCTCAATATGGTGGCGTGCAAAATTGCCTATGAGCTATTCAATATTCCTACCCGGCTGGCACGGATTCGTGACCCCGATTTGTTGGCTCACCCGGAGTTATTTATCGATAGCAACTTTGCAATCGATCATGTGATTACCCCCGCGCAAATTGTGACCGATTACTTAGTCAGCCTAGTTGAAACGCCTGAAGCCTTACAGGTACTGGATTTTGCTGATGGGAAAGCCCAGCTGGTGGCCACAAGGGTTGAAGCAGGCGCACATATGGATGGTCAGGATCTGGCCTCACTCAACCGGCTGCTCCCTAAAATTGATCGCCGTGTGGTTTCAATTTACCGTAAGGGCCACCGTGTTCACCCGGACGGCAATACCATTTTGCAAGTTGGGGATGAAGTTTTTTTTCTCGCTTCAACCGAACATATCCGAGATGTCATCAAGGAAATGCGCGGCACAGAAATCCCAATCAAGCGCATTACCCTCTCAGGCGGTGGCAATGTGGGCTTCAGACTGGCGAAGGCATTAGAAAAAGACTACCAGGTTAAAATCATTGAAGCCAATCGCGAGCGTGCCAACTGGCTGGCCGAAGCATTGCCCAATACACTGGTACTCAGGGGCGATGCAACCGATGAAGCACTACTGGAAAGCGAGCAGATTGAGCGCTGTGATCTCTATTTTGCCCTCACCTCAGATGATGAAGACAATATTATGTCCAGCCTCCTGGCCAAGCAGATGGGGGCACGTAAAACCATCGCCATTATTAATCGCTCTCGCTATGTGGATTTACTGCAAGGCGGAAAAATTGATGTCGCCATTTCGCCAGCCATTGCCACCATCGGCTCCTTACTTGCTCATGTCAGAAGCGGCGATGTCGTTGCGGTACACAGCCTGCGCCGTGGCGCTGCCGAAGCCATGGAGCTTATCGTGCACGGCACACCCGCCACCTCTCGGGTGATTGGCAAAAAACTGGACGATATTAAATTACCATCCGGCGCAGATTTAGCCGCCATTGTGCGCGGAGAAAAAGTGCTGATTGCCCATGGTGACACCATGATTGAAGCGGAAGATCACGTGATCTTATTTGTTGATAACAAGGCGCATATCAGAGAAGTAGAAAAACTCTTCGCCGTTAAAATGGGGTTTTTCTAA
- a CDS encoding tetratricopeptide repeat protein, giving the protein MLARPKALPSDIDRLIASADEILATQANEGLQLAGHALSQAQATGYIKGEVLAGLVQGKAQLMLGKHQSALATFGQALALAQSSPNEKALLLEQLGRCHLDLGEATEAARIWTECAALALQNNNFTTFILAQIGLGQVHFGFEEYAAALQCHYKAFDFLHTSHDPVLRSQVYINIAVDLYSLERLDEAKTMLQSAKDMSLSVRLLDHETEIYRVSGLLLLKQGDLENARTQLNIALKISLLQDNPWHKASSLLGLGQCDLAEQRWDHARAQLDQALALATKLANPHLLCKIHRALSEAHINLDADTAATHHFAYTRHQHSLQRPL; this is encoded by the coding sequence ATGCTGGCAAGGCCCAAAGCCCTTCCCTCTGATATTGATCGCTTAATTGCCAGCGCAGATGAAATCCTTGCCACGCAGGCCAATGAAGGCCTGCAGCTGGCAGGGCATGCACTCTCACAGGCGCAGGCAACGGGCTATATCAAAGGTGAAGTGCTGGCGGGCCTCGTGCAGGGTAAAGCACAGCTGATGCTTGGCAAGCATCAGAGTGCTCTGGCAACCTTCGGCCAGGCTTTAGCGCTGGCTCAGTCATCTCCAAACGAAAAAGCACTGCTGCTTGAACAACTGGGCCGCTGCCATCTGGATTTAGGTGAGGCAACAGAAGCGGCCCGAATCTGGACAGAGTGTGCAGCGCTTGCGCTCCAGAACAATAACTTCACCACGTTTATTCTGGCCCAAATCGGGCTTGGGCAAGTGCATTTTGGCTTTGAAGAATATGCAGCAGCACTACAATGCCACTACAAGGCTTTTGATTTTTTGCACACCAGCCATGATCCGGTCTTGCGCTCTCAGGTGTATATCAATATTGCCGTTGATCTTTACAGTCTTGAGCGCTTGGATGAAGCAAAAACCATGCTGCAAAGCGCGAAAGACATGTCGCTATCCGTTCGCCTTTTAGATCACGAAACCGAAATTTACCGTGTCAGCGGTTTATTGCTTTTAAAGCAAGGTGATCTGGAAAACGCCAGAACCCAGCTTAATATCGCTTTAAAAATCAGCCTATTGCAAGACAATCCGTGGCATAAAGCCAGCAGCTTGCTGGGGCTGGGCCAGTGCGATCTGGCTGAGCAACGCTGGGATCATGCACGGGCTCAGCTGGATCAGGCTTTAGCCCTCGCAACAAAGCTGGCAAACCCACATTTACTCTGCAAAATCCACCGCGCGCTGTCTGAAGCCCATATCAACCTAGATGCAGATACTGCTGCCACGCATCATTTTGCATATACCCGGCATCAGCATTCACTGCAACGCCCGCTCTGA
- the rsmB gene encoding 16S rRNA (cytosine(967)-C(5))-methyltransferase RsmB — protein MLATQKFASRIVAGVLAGQNLTEALNKVWREDPSLLPRQKGAIQDVSYGTLRQLGLIESILKQLLQKPLHEPELKALLLVAIYQLQFSRSAPHAIVDHAVKVAMQTGAGHGKGLVNGVLRNFLRQKDDLFKMAQNSEYGQYSHPAWWISAMRKTYPKQWRNILLANNQHPPMTLRVNLNKTTSDAYIALLAQDEIAASSSDGLSIQLQNPVGVDRLPHFFDGWVSVQDLGAQYAARILDVADGQRVLDSCAAPGGKSGHILELAKVSLTAIDNDAARLRRVQENVDRLGQTANLQLGDASQPDTWWDGKQFDRILADVPCSATGVVRRHPDIKWLRRPEDFAGFARQQAQMLDALWPLVAPGGKLLYATCSVFAAENTEAASAFSARHANAERLPLPDFIPADGQLLPTPEHDGFFYALFAKTA, from the coding sequence TTGCTTGCTACTCAAAAATTTGCCAGCCGCATTGTCGCCGGTGTACTCGCCGGCCAAAACCTGACCGAAGCCTTAAATAAGGTCTGGCGCGAAGACCCTAGTCTGCTGCCGCGCCAAAAAGGCGCAATTCAGGATGTAAGTTACGGCACCCTGCGTCAGCTGGGCTTAATCGAAAGTATTTTAAAACAGCTATTGCAAAAGCCCTTGCACGAGCCAGAGCTGAAAGCACTGCTGCTGGTTGCAATTTACCAGCTGCAATTCAGCCGCTCTGCCCCGCATGCCATTGTGGATCACGCCGTTAAAGTGGCTATGCAAACAGGCGCGGGCCACGGTAAGGGCCTAGTAAATGGCGTGCTGCGTAACTTTCTTCGCCAGAAAGACGATCTCTTCAAAATGGCGCAAAACAGCGAATACGGCCAGTACTCGCACCCTGCATGGTGGATTTCGGCCATGCGCAAAACCTATCCAAAACAATGGCGGAATATCCTGCTGGCCAATAATCAGCATCCGCCAATGACCCTGCGGGTTAATCTGAACAAAACCACCAGTGATGCCTATATCGCCCTTTTAGCTCAGGATGAAATAGCCGCCAGCTCAAGCGACGGGCTGTCCATTCAGCTGCAAAACCCGGTTGGTGTTGATCGTTTACCACACTTTTTTGATGGCTGGGTTTCAGTACAGGATCTGGGCGCGCAATATGCCGCAAGGATTTTAGATGTAGCCGATGGCCAGCGTGTGCTGGATTCTTGTGCTGCGCCAGGCGGGAAAAGTGGCCATATTTTAGAGCTGGCCAAAGTCAGCTTAACCGCAATCGATAACGATGCAGCCCGACTTCGCCGTGTACAAGAAAACGTAGACCGGCTGGGCCAAACCGCCAACTTACAGCTGGGCGATGCCAGCCAGCCTGATACTTGGTGGGATGGCAAACAATTTGACCGGATTCTGGCCGATGTACCCTGCTCTGCAACAGGGGTAGTGCGCCGCCACCCGGATATCAAGTGGCTGCGCCGTCCTGAAGACTTTGCAGGTTTCGCGCGCCAGCAAGCCCAAATGCTCGATGCACTCTGGCCACTCGTAGCGCCCGGCGGCAAACTCCTGTACGCTACCTGCTCAGTTTTTGCGGCGGAAAATACCGAGGCAGCGAGCGCATTTTCGGCTCGGCATGCCAACGCAGAACGACTGCCTTTACCCGATTTTATTCCCGCAGATGGTCAACTCCTGCCGACACCGGAACATGATGGCTTTTTCTACGCCCTTTTTGCCAAAACGGCATAA